A single genomic interval of Armatimonadota bacterium harbors:
- a CDS encoding S8 family serine peptidase, giving the protein MHYRGLVGIGLVVIAAQSVAISRSGAVSQPIPPQHVARIDENVLRIVRATAGVPPPFLDDSLALVQHDSRRGLFVTVYSTDVPASIRALASPDVTIAYADSRYGFVEAWVPARIVEPLAARPETRRIDPVIAPQVAACAALPGQGAVSGEADCILRARDARDVSGLDGSGVSVGVISDGVDGMATSIATGDLPADTRVIDSGPADRREGRAMMEIVHDMAPGAHLAFSSGYPSAGKLLASAQALVAEGCDIIVDDVGVPSEPFFEDGPVAKAVGDIVAGGVTYLTSAGNSAMTHYAGDYLDGGGVTLNPGGAPPDRVTLLHAHTFSTDGAGAAVNSLPVLVQARQSATVVLQWADPWLNAADDYDLYVVGQSDGVHTTVRRSTNIQNGAGCNATEWVKAPNDTDAARWFFVVVNKKTGMARSLRIIINGSASLQSSVAQGSVYGHACVPSVITVGAISANAPPYLTAEPFSSQGPADIRFPVAILRPKPDVCGMDGVTTSVTGFSPFYGTSAAAPSVAAVAALMKQQLPAMTPAQVQAALAATAIDAAPPGTDPVTGAGRVDALNAVLYAQSSPSVTPDSITFQGTEGGAFPAPVLITLHGTFATSAVSTPWTAFADVPWLHIVKPSGVLHATDTFVVWADTTGIVSPGASGHVLIGFQNARPPILQVNVQLNLAPPANAYVVTSTKHDTAHPDWVTLTDAVTYANSHPGTVIRFNIPISDPNFSGGVAHLQDAGYLALSGGYTVIDGNSETVFVHDTNPAGPEIQTSAPLWITSANNAVRGLAICNVPPSTDPNYVNPAVMIEGAAAAHNTVSGCYIGLDATGTTAAPNDNGIYIANGAAYNVIGGSTTAERNVISANGDDIYLLIGAHDNIIAGNWIGLDGTGTRAAPRAPTQASHRGLLLWDAHTGSGSSNNVIGGSKPGEGNVISGHDWDGIGIMAATSTGNRVIGNRIGTDSTGTIAIPNAILGVGIWSSASNNDIGGAAPGEANVISGNGTAGVRIWSAGATGNRVLGNLVGVAADGLTALPNGMAPSSLIGGAATAGGVVLDQGCHDNFVGGLQSESGKRNVVAGNAVCGLHIKAGATHNFVLGNSIGCADAAGMVSAPNHGPGVFIDGTSLRNVVGGLDPFNGTYLSGGNQIAFNTGAGVAMARDSSLTNTVSRNGIHDNGGLGIDLGNDGRPATPVDGFYNAPILSTAYRYDGFTLVSGTFDPGTEAAALEFFTSPTADPSGYGEGKRFLLSIMVASAGAFTFDLPGFDAGTVVTAVAVRRQNGVLTDTSEFSNAVAVQDPPPASDHPPVVTLSQPNGGEVLAGGSTYPILWTVEYLGGLQPQHIEYSLDSGASWADAALEVDPAARAYTWEVPRVQTGQGRVRVTSTDWEGRIGSATSAADLTINTLLPWTIGDAATALRIAGGIVSASLNDSARLDVVTAGPSAGRIDLQDAVGIARKATGLDQ; this is encoded by the coding sequence GTGCACTACCGAGGTCTCGTCGGCATCGGCTTGGTGGTCATCGCCGCACAATCCGTGGCGATATCCAGGTCCGGGGCCGTTTCGCAGCCGATCCCGCCGCAACATGTGGCCCGCATCGATGAAAATGTGTTGCGCATCGTTCGCGCCACCGCCGGCGTGCCCCCGCCATTCCTCGACGATTCCCTCGCGCTCGTTCAACATGACAGTCGCCGGGGGCTGTTCGTGACGGTTTACTCCACGGATGTGCCGGCCTCAATCAGGGCCCTCGCATCGCCGGATGTCACCATCGCTTACGCCGACAGCCGGTACGGCTTCGTGGAGGCATGGGTGCCGGCCCGCATCGTGGAACCGCTGGCAGCGCGGCCCGAGACGCGTCGCATCGATCCCGTCATCGCTCCGCAGGTCGCCGCGTGCGCCGCGCTTCCGGGCCAGGGGGCCGTCTCGGGTGAGGCCGACTGCATCCTGCGCGCCCGTGACGCCCGCGACGTGTCGGGTCTGGACGGCTCAGGCGTCTCTGTCGGCGTCATATCCGACGGGGTGGACGGCATGGCGACCTCCATCGCGACAGGCGACCTGCCGGCCGACACCCGGGTTATCGATTCCGGCCCGGCAGACAGGCGCGAGGGCCGGGCGATGATGGAAATCGTTCATGACATGGCTCCCGGCGCCCATCTGGCGTTCAGTTCCGGGTATCCCTCTGCCGGGAAGCTCCTCGCCTCCGCGCAGGCTCTCGTTGCGGAGGGGTGCGACATCATTGTTGACGACGTCGGTGTGCCGAGCGAACCGTTCTTCGAGGACGGGCCGGTCGCAAAGGCTGTGGGCGATATTGTGGCTGGCGGCGTCACCTACCTCACCAGCGCGGGCAACAGCGCCATGACCCATTACGCCGGCGACTACCTGGACGGAGGAGGGGTTACTCTGAACCCCGGAGGGGCCCCGCCGGACCGCGTCACCCTGCTGCACGCTCACACTTTCTCCACGGACGGGGCCGGCGCCGCGGTCAACTCCCTACCCGTCCTCGTGCAAGCGAGACAGAGTGCAACCGTCGTCCTCCAATGGGCTGATCCCTGGTTGAATGCGGCAGATGACTATGATCTATACGTCGTTGGCCAGTCCGATGGGGTTCACACAACCGTCCGGCGCAGCACCAACATCCAGAATGGGGCGGGCTGCAATGCCACGGAGTGGGTCAAAGCGCCCAATGACACCGATGCCGCCCGCTGGTTCTTCGTTGTGGTGAACAAGAAGACCGGAATGGCTCGCTCGTTACGGATCATCATCAATGGCAGCGCGTCGCTTCAGTCATCCGTCGCCCAGGGGTCCGTCTACGGCCACGCATGCGTCCCGAGTGTCATAACGGTCGGCGCCATCTCCGCCAACGCGCCGCCTTATCTCACCGCGGAGCCGTTCAGTTCACAGGGCCCGGCGGACATCCGATTCCCGGTCGCCATTCTGCGGCCGAAGCCGGATGTATGCGGCATGGACGGCGTTACGACCTCCGTGACAGGGTTCTCGCCATTCTACGGTACATCCGCCGCGGCTCCGTCCGTCGCCGCGGTGGCCGCACTGATGAAACAGCAATTACCCGCGATGACGCCGGCGCAGGTTCAAGCCGCACTTGCGGCAACGGCAATAGATGCGGCACCGCCCGGAACGGATCCCGTCACCGGCGCGGGGCGGGTAGACGCGTTAAATGCTGTCTTGTACGCTCAGTCGAGCCCTTCGGTCACGCCGGACTCCATCACGTTCCAGGGTACCGAGGGCGGCGCGTTTCCCGCGCCGGTGCTGATCACTCTGCACGGCACGTTCGCAACAAGCGCGGTCTCCACACCGTGGACCGCCTTCGCAGATGTCCCGTGGCTCCACATCGTTAAGCCGTCCGGTGTTCTCCACGCAACAGACACATTCGTCGTATGGGCGGACACTACCGGCATCGTTTCGCCGGGCGCCTCCGGACACGTTCTGATAGGCTTCCAGAACGCCAGGCCGCCGATCCTGCAGGTGAACGTGCAGCTGAACCTCGCTCCTCCGGCGAACGCCTACGTCGTCACTTCCACGAAGCACGATACAGCCCACCCGGACTGGGTGACCCTTACGGACGCAGTGACTTACGCGAACAGCCACCCCGGCACTGTGATTCGGTTCAATATCCCCATATCGGACCCCAACTTCTCCGGCGGCGTGGCACACCTGCAGGACGCCGGGTACCTGGCTTTGTCCGGCGGCTACACGGTGATAGACGGCAACTCGGAGACCGTGTTTGTCCACGACACCAACCCCGCCGGGCCGGAAATCCAGACGTCGGCGCCGCTGTGGATCACGTCAGCCAACAACGCCGTGCGAGGTCTGGCGATCTGCAATGTGCCCCCGTCCACCGACCCCAACTACGTCAACCCCGCGGTGATGATCGAAGGCGCCGCCGCCGCGCACAATACCGTCTCGGGCTGCTACATCGGACTCGATGCAACCGGGACGACCGCCGCACCCAACGACAATGGCATCTACATCGCGAACGGAGCGGCCTACAACGTGATCGGCGGGTCCACGACGGCCGAGCGCAACGTCATCTCGGCGAACGGGGACGATATCTACCTGCTCATCGGAGCGCACGACAATATCATCGCCGGCAACTGGATCGGCCTCGACGGCACCGGGACGCGCGCGGCGCCTCGCGCACCGACGCAGGCATCTCACCGGGGCCTCCTCCTCTGGGATGCTCACACCGGAAGCGGCTCCAGCAACAACGTTATCGGCGGGTCCAAACCAGGAGAGGGCAACGTCATCTCGGGGCACGACTGGGATGGCATCGGTATCATGGCGGCCACGAGCACGGGGAACAGGGTCATCGGCAACCGGATCGGCACCGACTCCACGGGCACGATCGCTATCCCCAATGCCATTCTAGGCGTGGGAATCTGGTCGTCCGCCTCAAACAATGACATCGGCGGCGCGGCGCCCGGGGAGGCGAACGTCATATCCGGCAACGGCACCGCGGGTGTCCGGATCTGGTCCGCCGGCGCCACGGGGAATCGGGTATTGGGCAATCTCGTGGGCGTGGCGGCGGATGGGCTGACTGCCCTACCCAACGGCATGGCGCCCAGCAGCCTTATCGGCGGGGCCGCCACCGCGGGCGGCGTGGTGCTCGACCAGGGTTGTCACGACAATTTCGTCGGTGGATTACAGAGCGAATCCGGAAAAAGGAACGTCGTCGCCGGGAACGCTGTCTGCGGCCTCCACATCAAGGCAGGCGCCACACACAATTTCGTGCTTGGCAATTCGATAGGCTGCGCCGATGCCGCCGGCATGGTGTCCGCGCCAAACCACGGGCCCGGCGTGTTCATAGATGGCACATCGCTGAGGAATGTGGTCGGCGGCCTCGATCCGTTCAATGGAACGTATCTCAGCGGAGGCAATCAGATCGCGTTCAATACGGGCGCGGGCGTTGCGATGGCGAGAGACTCATCGCTAACAAACACCGTCAGTCGCAACGGTATCCACGACAACGGCGGCCTGGGAATCGATCTCGGCAATGACGGCCGGCCGGCGACGCCGGTTGACGGGTTCTACAACGCACCCATCCTCTCTACGGCGTACCGTTACGACGGTTTCACGCTGGTGTCCGGCACGTTTGATCCTGGCACGGAGGCTGCGGCGCTTGAATTCTTCACCAGCCCCACCGCGGACCCCAGCGGCTACGGGGAAGGCAAGCGCTTCCTTCTCAGCATCATGGTGGCCTCCGCGGGAGCGTTCACCTTCGATCTGCCGGGGTTCGACGCAGGGACCGTCGTTACCGCAGTCGCCGTGCGGCGGCAAAACGGAGTGCTCACAGACACATCCGAGTTTTCAAACGCAGTGGCCGTTCAGGACCCGCCGCCTGCCTCGGACCATCCTCCGGTGGTGACGCTGAGTCAGCCGAACGGGGGCGAGGTGCTGGCTGGCGGCTCGACGTACCCCATCCTGTGGACAGTTGAATATCTCGGCGGGCTGCAACCGCAGCACATCGAGTACTCCCTGGACAGCGGCGCGTCGTGGGCGGACGCCGCCCTTGAAGTTGATCCGGCGGCCCGAGCCTACACGTGGGAGGTGCCGCGCGTCCAGACGGGTCAGGGACGGGTGCGGGTCACCTCCACCGACTGGGAGGGACGCATCGGTTCGGCGACCAGCGCGGCCGATTTAACCATCAATACGCTTTTGCCGTGGACTATTGGTGACGCCGCAACCGCGCTGCGCATCGCCGGAGGCATCGTCAGTGCTTCTCTCAACGACTCCGCACGCCTGGACGTTGTGACGGCGGGGCCGTCGGCCGGCCGCATCGATCTTCAGGACGCCGTGGGGATTGCGAGAAAAGCAACCGGGCTGGACCAGTAG
- a CDS encoding aldo/keto reductase yields the protein MEYRPFGNTGVSISRLGFGTMRLPMIEVNGKKVIDEDAAIPMLHRSLELGVNYWDTAYFYCDHLSEYTVGKALKGVRDKVILSTKYPFDKPYREQLEEQLTKLDTDYIDFYHFHGIGAGVFEHKFYDDAIKGMAKAKEEGLIRHISFSFHDKPEVMDKIIDVGIFETVLCQYNILDRGNEEAMARAKARGLGVVVMGPVGGGRVAGLPLEVAEKAGVKVASSAELALRFVFANPNVDCAISGMSTLEMLEQNAATASNVAPLSADEVAGINAAMEENKRLADLYCTGCNYCLPHCPHEVNISRAFQAMNYLRIYGLKDFAQRHYDAIGTEWVKGAKADACELCGECEMHCPQKIDIREQLADCLAAFGS from the coding sequence TTGGAATACAGACCTTTTGGAAACACCGGCGTTTCCATCTCGCGCCTCGGCTTCGGCACGATGCGCCTCCCCATGATCGAGGTGAACGGCAAGAAGGTGATCGACGAGGACGCCGCCATCCCGATGCTGCACCGCTCGCTGGAACTGGGCGTCAACTACTGGGATACAGCGTATTTCTATTGTGATCACCTCAGCGAGTACACAGTTGGCAAGGCGCTCAAGGGCGTTCGCGACAAGGTGATCCTTTCCACCAAGTACCCGTTCGACAAGCCCTACCGCGAACAACTGGAAGAGCAGCTCACCAAACTCGATACCGACTACATCGATTTCTACCATTTCCACGGGATCGGCGCCGGCGTCTTCGAGCACAAATTCTACGACGACGCCATCAAAGGCATGGCGAAGGCCAAGGAAGAGGGCCTTATCCGCCACATCTCGTTCTCATTCCACGATAAGCCCGAGGTGATGGACAAGATCATCGACGTGGGTATTTTTGAGACCGTGCTCTGCCAGTACAACATCCTTGATCGCGGCAACGAGGAAGCGATGGCGCGGGCAAAGGCCCGCGGGCTGGGCGTGGTGGTGATGGGCCCCGTTGGCGGCGGCCGCGTGGCGGGGCTCCCGCTGGAAGTCGCCGAGAAGGCCGGCGTCAAGGTCGCGAGCAGCGCGGAACTGGCGTTGCGCTTCGTCTTCGCCAACCCGAACGTGGATTGCGCGATCTCAGGCATGTCCACGCTTGAGATGCTGGAGCAGAACGCCGCGACGGCATCCAACGTGGCGCCGCTCAGCGCCGACGAAGTGGCGGGCATCAACGCCGCGATGGAAGAGAACAAGCGTCTCGCCGATCTCTATTGCACGGGCTGCAATTACTGCCTGCCGCACTGCCCGCACGAGGTCAACATCAGCCGCGCGTTCCAGGCGATGAACTACCTGAGGATCTACGGTCTGAAGGACTTCGCCCAGCGCCACTACGACGCCATCGGCACCGAGTGGGTGAAAGGCGCCAAAGCCGACGCCTGCGAGCTGTGCGGCGAGTGCGAGATGCACTGCCCGCAGAAGATCGACATCCGCGAACAGCTGGCCGACTGCCTCGCTGCGTTTGGAAGCTAG
- a CDS encoding discoidin domain-containing protein, which translates to MRTTIAVLALFGAVAASAAPPSQKITGYVTTSRGVGAAGAIVGAKATTSANPSSALADADVYAAADPYGRYSLSAFADKIQNMAAVQVQTNGAGTITLITLPKPLRAAVVATGQDDVQALSVGNPAPLLNAAQHAADSVGPAPAVVDNDFSTAWVTDPAKSIDQQYITLDLGAPTYLAEAVIVWRDTVPLGYRIQASDSGGGSGLRDVYVCAKGHGAAVPGEAGVLATIVVPGTPVYSRYLTVKIDAYAAGQTTAAIAEIYAVPAPPITGVVSDRNGNPVAGAAVGGFLDNGPYVMTDANGRYALPAPLGTAVVGACKDGSTVSGPRWLDDNTPPLTADFTLFSSGADILAGAAPAFSPPGVSGNDVSLTDDRLDTLWTSRLGAEITPASPSRITFTLDNATVNEVDIHWKNFPAGWHLEMTSNITYSNGTSPHADTRTYYSQGEAAGAANESGGYLAAGTSDRHVTAIKLAPVYGVTTLAIVITKTLDATPVSIYEAAAYGPQPTTADDAVTALRISAGLQTAPSDPNAFYRWNAVNTDNDIDMRDALQLLADLGTEVKPLRVLVINYQPYIEQAYTFNNIVYAGVPLRTVSGWNDPYVNTAGHVSDMQLSSHGFARLYLLPQIEVDEYPVFLPTAAYPSGFRFTDTTYLAAWRANAWPDGHCDENAIIKEFDLVRRVDCGDVDEVFVQAVPGFAMWETTMAGPNAYWCNSSPPYGTNGSRLFVMTFFNYERGTDVMIHDWGHRLESILGNKVYGGYWYGSETDKTTYGKFARYDLLYPGQGSVGNCHFPVNGTSGYDYANTHFVSSDADDWLNYPNYPSPGAPRWQVNCDTWAGPRKGSDGSPDYQRNYLIWMFAHMPHVPGYGPDGKLANWWKYLVDLNAYPESR; encoded by the coding sequence ATGCGTACAACGATTGCAGTACTGGCGCTGTTCGGTGCGGTCGCGGCGTCCGCGGCGCCACCTTCTCAGAAGATTACGGGCTATGTCACCACCTCTCGCGGCGTAGGCGCCGCAGGAGCCATCGTGGGCGCCAAAGCCACCACGTCCGCGAACCCTTCCAGCGCCCTGGCCGACGCCGACGTGTACGCGGCGGCCGATCCATATGGCCGTTACTCCCTCTCCGCCTTCGCCGACAAGATCCAGAACATGGCCGCGGTTCAGGTGCAAACCAACGGGGCCGGCACGATCACCCTGATCACCCTGCCGAAGCCCCTTCGAGCGGCGGTCGTGGCGACCGGGCAGGACGATGTGCAGGCCCTGTCCGTCGGTAATCCCGCGCCGTTGCTTAACGCCGCGCAACATGCGGCGGATTCGGTCGGGCCAGCGCCGGCCGTGGTGGACAATGATTTCTCAACCGCATGGGTGACCGATCCGGCGAAGAGCATCGATCAACAGTACATTACGCTCGACCTTGGCGCCCCGACATATCTCGCCGAGGCGGTCATCGTATGGAGAGACACCGTTCCGCTGGGTTATCGGATTCAAGCGTCCGATTCCGGCGGGGGGAGCGGCTTGCGCGACGTGTACGTCTGCGCCAAGGGCCATGGCGCAGCGGTGCCCGGCGAGGCGGGGGTGCTCGCGACGATCGTGGTGCCCGGCACGCCGGTCTATAGCCGATACCTTACCGTGAAAATCGACGCGTATGCGGCCGGTCAGACGACCGCGGCCATCGCGGAAATCTACGCCGTCCCGGCGCCGCCCATCACGGGCGTGGTTTCAGACCGCAACGGCAACCCGGTGGCCGGCGCCGCGGTCGGGGGATTCCTCGATAACGGCCCGTACGTGATGACCGACGCAAACGGCCGCTACGCACTGCCGGCGCCTTTGGGAACCGCGGTCGTCGGAGCATGCAAAGATGGCAGCACCGTGAGCGGCCCCCGCTGGCTGGATGACAATACACCTCCTCTGACCGCGGACTTTACTCTGTTTTCCAGCGGGGCGGACATCCTCGCCGGTGCGGCGCCCGCGTTCTCGCCACCGGGTGTCAGCGGCAACGACGTATCGCTCACCGACGACCGGCTTGACACATTATGGACCAGCCGTCTGGGTGCGGAAATCACGCCCGCATCTCCGAGCCGGATCACGTTCACACTGGACAACGCAACTGTCAACGAAGTGGATATTCACTGGAAGAATTTCCCGGCGGGCTGGCATCTCGAGATGACGAGCAACATCACATACTCGAATGGCACATCCCCGCACGCGGACACACGGACCTATTACTCGCAGGGCGAGGCGGCCGGGGCCGCCAACGAGAGCGGCGGTTACCTTGCGGCGGGTACTTCAGATCGCCACGTAACCGCCATTAAGCTGGCGCCTGTCTATGGCGTCACCACGCTGGCCATCGTGATCACGAAGACGCTCGATGCGACGCCGGTTTCCATCTATGAGGCGGCGGCGTACGGACCGCAACCGACCACCGCGGACGATGCGGTTACCGCACTCCGCATTTCGGCGGGGCTCCAGACGGCGCCGTCCGATCCCAACGCGTTCTATCGATGGAACGCCGTGAACACGGACAACGATATCGACATGCGCGACGCCCTGCAGCTGCTGGCCGACCTTGGCACGGAAGTCAAGCCTCTGCGCGTGCTGGTCATCAACTATCAACCGTACATCGAACAGGCGTACACCTTCAATAACATCGTCTACGCGGGCGTGCCGCTCCGGACCGTCTCGGGTTGGAATGACCCATATGTCAACACGGCCGGACACGTCTCCGATATGCAGTTGTCCAGCCACGGTTTCGCGCGCCTTTACTTGCTGCCACAAATCGAGGTCGATGAGTATCCCGTGTTCCTCCCAACCGCGGCATACCCCAGCGGCTTCCGTTTCACGGACACCACTTACCTTGCTGCGTGGAGAGCGAACGCCTGGCCGGACGGCCACTGCGACGAGAATGCGATCATAAAGGAGTTCGACCTCGTTCGCCGCGTTGACTGCGGCGATGTGGACGAGGTCTTCGTGCAGGCCGTCCCCGGGTTTGCGATGTGGGAAACCACAATGGCCGGGCCAAACGCTTACTGGTGCAACTCGAGCCCGCCGTACGGCACGAACGGAAGCCGGCTTTTTGTGATGACTTTCTTCAATTACGAACGCGGCACGGACGTAATGATTCACGACTGGGGGCACCGCCTCGAAAGCATCCTCGGGAACAAGGTGTACGGCGGGTACTGGTACGGCTCCGAAACGGACAAAACCACTTACGGCAAGTTCGCCCGCTACGATCTGTTGTACCCGGGTCAGGGCTCCGTCGGCAACTGCCACTTCCCGGTCAACGGGACAAGCGGATACGACTACGCCAACACGCATTTCGTCTCCAGTGATGCCGACGACTGGCTCAACTATCCGAACTACCCCAGCCCCGGCGCCCCCCGCTGGCAGGTCAATTGCGACACCTGGGCCGGGCCGCGGAAGGGCAGCGACGGAAGCCCGGACTACCAGAGGAATTATCTCATCTGGATGTTCGCGCACATGCCGCACGTTCCGGGCTATGGTCCGGACGGAAAATTGGCCAACTGGTGGAAATACCTGGTCGATCTCAACGCGTATCCCGAAAGCCGCTAG
- a CDS encoding adenosine deaminase gives MPVHYELHRHLGGAVVPRVFWRYLVRHDHPLARRFPQYEDFEDFVTRPRRSLTEYLELHAMVEGVQRLEMLPYFVSKLVRGAYVFENIEYLEIRHCPFYRTDVALDDLGRIAQMEQVVDVIAEAAHLEDYPVRMPQILCMHSRLPYEVNAATLDLAMRRRDVVCGIDLAGPDTQYGPRMDEWIALFRRAREAGVHTTGHLFETVNGCHPELLPYLERIGHGIQIPLLYPELLPSLAERGQCLEVCPTTYLKTGTLTDISDLQPVFERCGREGVDIAIATDNAGLHNVRLPWEVENLLTEDVIDFSTLRKCQNAARRHAFAAN, from the coding sequence ATGCCTGTCCATTACGAACTCCACCGCCACCTGGGCGGGGCCGTGGTGCCCCGCGTGTTCTGGCGCTACCTCGTGCGCCACGACCACCCGCTTGCGCGCCGATTCCCCCAGTATGAGGACTTCGAAGACTTCGTCACCCGCCCGCGCCGGAGTCTGACCGAATACCTGGAACTGCATGCGATGGTCGAGGGCGTTCAGCGGCTGGAGATGCTCCCCTACTTCGTCAGTAAACTGGTGCGCGGCGCCTACGTGTTCGAAAACATCGAATACCTCGAAATCCGGCACTGCCCGTTTTACCGGACCGACGTCGCTCTCGACGACCTGGGCCGCATCGCGCAGATGGAGCAGGTGGTGGATGTGATCGCCGAGGCGGCGCACCTGGAGGACTACCCCGTCCGCATGCCGCAGATCCTGTGCATGCACAGCCGCCTTCCCTACGAGGTGAACGCCGCGACCCTGGACCTGGCCATGCGCCGCCGCGATGTTGTCTGCGGCATCGACCTGGCGGGGCCGGACACGCAGTACGGCCCGCGAATGGACGAATGGATCGCGCTGTTCAGGCGTGCTCGCGAGGCGGGCGTCCACACCACGGGCCACCTGTTCGAAACGGTGAACGGGTGTCATCCGGAACTGCTTCCGTATCTGGAGCGCATTGGCCACGGCATCCAGATACCGCTGCTCTATCCGGAACTGCTGCCGTCGCTCGCCGAACGCGGCCAGTGCCTGGAGGTCTGCCCCACCACCTACCTCAAGACCGGAACGCTGACAGACATAAGCGACCTCCAGCCGGTTTTCGAGCGCTGCGGGCGCGAGGGGGTAGACATAGCGATCGCCACCGACAACGCGGGCCTGCACAACGTGCGCCTGCCATGGGAAGTGGAGAATCTGCTGACCGAGGACGTTATCGACTTTTCAACGCTGCGAAAATGCCAGAACGCCGCCCGCCGCCACGCATTCGCAGCGAACTGA
- the proC gene encoding pyrroline-5-carboxylate reductase produces the protein MPDNTEPSSPPLIGPDRTLGIIGAGVMGITLAQGLLSSGLLTRGQMWASAKTESTRNRTSETLGIPVEERYLDRVPSTDVVLICVKPAQIGSVLENLKRASLREDTLLISILTGVTLETLETSLGAKNPWVRAMPNTPCIVGEGMTVICGGSHANVEHLAKAQRIFEAVGKCLPVDETYFNAITALSGCGPAYQYLIIEAMADAGVSEGLPRQLALTLVAQTALGAAKMVQTTGRHPASLRDDVTTPAGCTIGGVLKLEDGKLRSVLAQAIHEATRIAGKLGAPAK, from the coding sequence ATGCCCGACAACACTGAACCGTCGTCTCCGCCCCTGATCGGCCCGGACCGCACGCTGGGCATCATCGGCGCCGGAGTCATGGGCATCACCCTGGCGCAGGGCCTTCTCTCCAGCGGGCTCCTTACCCGCGGACAAATGTGGGCCTCCGCCAAGACCGAATCGACGCGCAACCGGACCTCGGAAACGCTCGGGATACCCGTCGAGGAGCGGTACCTCGATCGCGTGCCGTCGACGGATGTCGTGCTCATCTGCGTCAAACCGGCCCAGATCGGATCGGTGCTGGAGAATCTCAAGCGTGCCTCCCTGCGCGAAGACACCTTGCTGATCTCCATACTCACCGGGGTTACCCTGGAAACGCTGGAAACCAGCCTCGGCGCGAAGAACCCCTGGGTGCGCGCCATGCCGAACACCCCGTGCATCGTTGGGGAAGGCATGACCGTGATCTGCGGCGGCTCGCACGCCAACGTAGAGCACCTGGCAAAGGCCCAACGCATTTTCGAAGCAGTCGGCAAATGCCTGCCCGTCGATGAGACCTACTTCAACGCCATCACCGCGCTCAGCGGTTGCGGTCCGGCGTACCAGTACCTCATCATCGAGGCGATGGCGGACGCCGGAGTGAGCGAGGGCCTGCCGCGCCAGCTCGCATTGACGCTTGTGGCCCAGACCGCTTTGGGCGCCGCGAAGATGGTTCAAACGACCGGGCGGCACCCGGCCTCGCTCCGCGACGACGTCACAACGCCCGCGGGCTGCACCATTGGCGGCGTTCTCAAGCTCGAGGACGGTAAACTGCGCTCGGTGCTCGCGCAGGCGATCCATGAAGCAACGCGCATCGCCGGCAAACTGGGCGCGCCTGCTAAGTAG
- a CDS encoding prepilin-type N-terminal cleavage/methylation domain-containing protein, giving the protein MKNKRGFTLIELLVVIAIIAILAAILFPVFAKARNRARNAACVSNLKQIGNALVMYGDDNDGFLYPQWFSDGGVWDYLIGKCPPPASPGGPWPQLLWATAHSPYCKSMDVYRCGCDGNNGEPKRWRFNMNSATPENLKSESYFYMGLDVWKADDEINAGRASGYAYQVINAGPRRYMRKITDKQNYQQVGNGSVGWLVRDKYFNNGKNYATTHGVNTDTKDGRQGLGTNVLLFDTSVTWRGWWDG; this is encoded by the coding sequence ATGAAAAACAAGCGCGGATTCACGCTCATCGAACTGCTGGTGGTCATCGCGATCATCGCGATTCTGGCCGCCATTTTGTTCCCTGTTTTCGCTAAAGCGAGAAACCGGGCCAGGAACGCGGCGTGCGTGAGCAATCTGAAACAAATCGGTAATGCACTGGTTATGTATGGCGACGACAACGACGGCTTTCTCTACCCCCAGTGGTTCTCGGACGGCGGCGTCTGGGACTACCTGATCGGGAAGTGTCCCCCGCCCGCGAGCCCCGGCGGGCCGTGGCCCCAGTTGCTCTGGGCGACGGCGCATTCCCCATACTGCAAATCGATGGACGTCTACCGGTGCGGCTGTGACGGCAACAACGGCGAGCCGAAGCGCTGGCGTTTCAATATGAACTCCGCCACGCCGGAAAACCTGAAGAGCGAGTCCTATTTCTATATGGGACTGGACGTCTGGAAGGCCGATGACGAGATCAACGCCGGCCGCGCCAGCGGGTATGCCTACCAGGTAATCAACGCCGGGCCGCGAAGATACATGCGGAAGATCACGGATAAGCAGAACTACCAGCAGGTGGGCAACGGCTCCGTCGGCTGGCTGGTGCGCGACAAGTACTTCAACAACGGCAAAAACTATGCGACCACCCACGGTGTCAACACGGACACAAAGGATGGCCGGCAGGGCCTTGGCACCAACGTGCTGCTCTTCGACACGTCCGTAACGTGGCGCGGCTGGTGGGATGGCTAG